The proteins below are encoded in one region of Nilaparvata lugens isolate BPH chromosome X, ASM1435652v1, whole genome shotgun sequence:
- the LOC111058098 gene encoding protein NYNRIN-like yields the protein MGPYPLSKRRNRFILVITDSFSRWIEAYPLPHGDANTIGRMMDTHLFPRWGYPKILLSDNGTQFTGKLWNKLCLKWGVLHYTTPIYHPRANPTQRRNQELKKGLRIRLQEQHQEWENQLPSVLFTLRNRQNTATRYSPSQILFGQTLPRPGEWSHWPENQLKLHKDHINQRLHTLTAIQREAMLNQENYLNRKGDLIAETQPRYQNGDQVLTRNHQLSNKAQKFHVGLAPRWMGPYTVAHDQGAVYWITRDNEAIKVYETQLRPAPTTDQQHLLE from the coding sequence ATGGGCCCCTACCCACTCTCCAAGCGAAGAAATCGATTCATATTGGTCATCACTGATTCTTTCTCCAGGTGGATAGAAGCCTACCCACTGCCTCACGGCGACGCCAACACGATTGGCCGCATGATGGATACACACCTGTTTCCCAGATGGGGATACCCAAAAATCCTACTCTCCGACAATGGCACTCAGTTTACAGGGAAACTATGGAACAAACTCTGCCTCAAATGGGGAGTCTTACACTACACCACGCCAATTTATCACCCCCGAGCCAACCCTACCCAGAGAAGGAACCAGGAACTCAAGAAGGGACTACGGATCCGCCTACAAGAACAACACCAAGAATGGGAGAACCAACTACCATCCGTGCTATTCACCCTGCGAAATCGACAGAACACGGCAACAAGATACAGCCCCAGTCAAATCCTGTTTGGCCAAACCCTTCCACGGCCAGGGGAATGGAGCCACTGGCCCGAAAATCAACTCAAACTGCACAAAGACCATATTAACCAGCGTCTACACACGCTAACCGCAATCCAACGCGAAGCCATGTTGAACCAAGAAAATTATCTCAATAGGAAGGGAGACCTGATAGCCGAGACACAGCCTCGTTACCAAAACGGTGACCAGGTGCTCACACGGAATCATCAACTCTCAAACAAGGCTCAGAAATTCCACGTGGGCCTAGCACCCAGATGGATGGGACCATATACGGTCGCCCACGACCAAGGAGCTGTCTACTGGATCACCCGTGACAATGAGGCCATCAAGGTGTACGAGACTCAACTACGCCCGGCTCCAACCACTGACCAGCAACATCTCTTGGAATAa